The Epinephelus fuscoguttatus linkage group LG19, E.fuscoguttatus.final_Chr_v1 genome contains the following window.
cctccctccctccctcctttctttctttctgtccctTTTGACTATTTGAAAGCATTCCTGCTTTGAGTGTCAGGCCCAGCGAGCAGCACATTTTGGCCTGGCTGTGTGAGCCGACCCGCTCCTCCAACTCCTTTTGGGTCCCCTCGCAGGCCTTCCTGGCCTGGCTCTCTTTTTGAGCATGTCTTGGCCAGGTGCAGAGATTTGCTCACAGCTGCCTGACAGATGATGTGAGGGTCTCTGGAGTGTTTTCGTGTCTTGTtgtgaaaacagttttaaagtaGTTGTGAAGCACAGAGGTTGACTGTGACACAGGAGCTTGTAATTTGTATAAGACTGTGCAAATACTGAATAGCTTAGCATATGGTTTCTAGCACTCTGTTTTTATGTATTGTACAGAACTGAGGATTTGTGGCCCAACTCAGGTTGaagtaaatttattttattgagaAGCTTAGCGAGCAGCTTTGCCACATTGGAGTGATCTTTGGTGCATGGCCATTAGTGCAGACTGTGTCCATGGACTTCATGCAAAAACTGGGGAGAACAACAGCCATCAGCTCTGGCAGGTCATAAAATATGCTGCTATCTGGCTCAGCACTTCAGGTTCCCATTAGGCCTCCATATGTATTGAAAATGATCCCTTAAAAGTCCTTGTTTCTTCTGAAACCACAGAGTGGCCTTAATGGAGGATCTGTCCATTACCTCTCCGCCAGTGcagcaaaaatattgattattgaGAGAGGACTGTCCATATTGTGGAATGTGATGAGGACGCAGAGAAAGCCTGTTAATGGATTGTATGGAAAGCAATATTTGCCACAAAGTTGACCTCTTTACATCTGAAGTAGCTCATTTATGGCAGAATAAATGTAAAACGCTGTACTTTATGTTGAAACATTTGAGCACACAAAGAACACCCCATGTGTAAAACCTGCGTTGTCCACATTTGGGCATAAAAAAGCTGCTTTACTTATTGTATCCTTTGAAGTACTTGTGATTGCATGGTCAGTAAATTCAAATCGTCAACCCCCAATCAAAGGTTGACGTGTCATTAATAAGGTTTTCATATTAGGTACGATTGATTTATACTGCTCAACCTTTACATTAGAAATATTGATACAGACCCGAGTTTACTTGTGTCATTATCTACGTGTCACAATGTAGTAAGCGCCAATTGCAGGATTTCAATGGAATCGACCTTCGTATCATGCGTTCTATGGTTTATTTTTAGGAGACAATTTCAAGAATGACCTTCccagggcgtcggtggcttagtggtagagcaggcgccccatgtacaaggctgttgccgcagcagcccgggttcgagtccagcctgtggccctttgctgcatgtcatcgcctctctctctccccctttcacacttaactgtcctgtccattacataaaaaaaaaaaaaaaaaaaaagaatgacttTCTCACCTGCCCTCCTTCTTTATCACCCATGGCCATGAAGTTCAGAAGATGAGATAGGCATGTGCTGTGCACATATGCGGGTTTTGAAACAGAGCGGAGGCGTTGAGAAATGTGTTTGCAACTCGCCAGCAGCTAAATGCGATAAATAGCAGTCCACTTACATGTTTTGGGCCAGTTGGTTTTCACACCTGATGCAAACAGTACCCTACTTTTTTGAATACCTTTTTAAGTGGACCCAAGCATGGACCGGCATACAGCGTGTTCACACTAATCAAATGAACTGGACTTTGTGGTCAAGTGTACTCACCTCCAGACCCAGGTCCCTGATTTGACAGTCACCTAAACTACAATAGTCATAACAATGCATTCTGATTATTTTGGCATCATCATGCTCACCTGCAGCACAATCATTCTTTTCTCCTGTTCTCATATACTCACATATTAAGCAACACGtgtacacattaacacattgaaAAGTGTATTGCATTAtcgccaaataaaaaaaatctacaccCACTCAGTCTGAACCAGAGATGAACCAGACCACACCTCTGCAGGTCTCCACCAAGGTATGATACACACTGATAAAAGGATTATGATTAGGAGATTACAGGATGAGTGTGCATTTTTATGCAGGTGGCAGAAAAATACCAGGAAACCTTTATACAGGAAATTCATTGTTAAATAGACAAGAAAAAAATTTCCTTAAGTATTTATCTAATACTCCAACAATCTAAGCTAATATTGACTTATCAGATTACCTCAAGGAGGAAGTTTTCTGTAACATGACTGTTCCTAAAAACGTGCAGTCTgacattaaagggaaacttcggTATTTATTAACCTGGGtcctattttctcatgtttgtgtctaagtgactaatggagactgTTATTTGAAATTGAATGAAAGCACTGTAGCTGACAGCAGGGAAGCAGGCTGCAGTGCaaccacttggggcatttgGCACCATctatttacatccactaaaaatGCACGTTTTTGCCACTGTCAGGCTCATATTGTTACTATAATGGTCTGACAGTGTTATGGAAAGGACCttacagagaaattaaatgttCTTATCTTACCTTTCATTGACCTGATCTGTTTGTTAGTGTTTGTAACCACGTTTCGCTAAAGGAGAAgtaacaaacaataaaagcGTTTTCTGTATGGTCCTTAACGTAATGTTATCAGACACTTCTAATAACAATTCGAGCCCAACAGTGGCAAACACACTGGGCCAGTTTGAAAATtagttgtctccattagtcaatTGGATACAAAATCATGGCAaaaaagggtccaggttgaaaaatagtTTTCCCTTTAGAAGGCCTTTAggtaaaatgtaatttatacAACACCGTTACTAACTATTGTGGCAACAGTGTCCACAAAattacacacattacacattattaGAGTCTTAAAATATATTTGACTACAGAACTAATAGCAGGATAATTTCAATGGTTTGCATTAGATAATTTccctttgtgttttgttgtattttaggtaGCCTTGTGTAACATCTTGGCCAAGGGATAAAAGCATTTCGGCTAATTATGGGATTTGTAtaccatgtgtatttattaatcTGCACACTtcttaaataaaactaaacagtgATAAAAGTGATAACCACATGGTTTCACAAGATTCAACTGACTATTTTTAGAAAAGCAGGAATTCTGATCAGACAACACCAgaacttaaaaataaatgataaaaagatCCATTATGATTAAGTATTTTGTCTATAACTACAACTCATGTATGTGACCTGtatgcgcatgtgtgtgttgcgTAAGGTACCTTTATGCAGTATGGTGGTGAGTGTGAGGAGAAGCGTGTCGACGTGGCGTCTGAATGAGATGAGCAAGAGATCAGGGTCAGATGAGAGGTGTTTcctatctgtctctctttgttgGCATCATGGCCGCTGCTATCTGCTTGCAACATGTTTCCCTCCCTCACTTTCTGACAAAGGCTGCCCTTAAATTAAGTGGAAGTGGGCTGgcttttatctgtgttttgtctttctttcaggGCAGCATGACTTTGACTACAGAGGTCACTAACACACAGTTTTGGCTACAGCATAACGTTTTAAATCGGCTATAGTCACACAGCAGTTAAGAGTTGCCTCCTCATGTCGTGTTTTCTGTGCTGATAGCCTCAGACCTATAAATTATTTCCTTGTTATCCTTTATCAGTTCATTGAAGGCAGGCTGAATGAGCAGTGTGACCGTATGGTTGTGAtagcaaacacacagaataataaaacactaaaacaaaacCGATGTGGACGAATCTTGAGAGTTGGCACAGCAGGTCAGGTATTCATTCCCTGCCCTTTGTCAGTTAATAATTGTCAATTTATCATGCTTCAGGACATGTTTGCATGCCATTGTTTGTGcgtttgagtgtgtgttgttCCTTTTGGCCTGATTCTGAATGTGTATCCTGTGCACTACACAGTCACGTAGTCTGAGAGATTCCCTGGCAGGAGCTGTGTTTTGGCCTGGGTGCGTTCCAGCCAACCAGCAGGCCTGGGATGACAGGAAGAGGCACAGAGGTTAATGATTAGTCCCATGTTCTCGCTGCATTCCATGGGGTGACAAGGGGACATGGGATATGGGACAGAGAACTGGAGCAGTCTTTCACAGGGCTATTGGTTATTAGTTTGAAGTACAGCACAGAACGAAAGCTGTGCGGCTCAGCTCCTGTTTCTGGGGATATGAACAAACTGTCTGGCTTTTTGTCATCAATAAAACGTTGCACAACTTTTTCTCAATGGACTTTCCCCATCCGGCTGTGTGGTTTGTTTGCTTAAGAGTGCCAGACCTTGACCCACTTTCACCTGACACGTCTTATAATTAGTGACCAACCAGGAAACGTAgtgaacacacactgtatttagGACAATTAGATAGATTAGTAAAAGTCATCATGTTCCACCAGAACAAAGCACCATTGTGAAAAATACTTTGCTCTTCCTACAGAGGGTTTATTGTCCTCTTTGGCacactgaagtttttttttttgtaacacaCCCTCTAATatcttcttcctccttcctcatCTTAATTCCCCACTGTCATGCCCATctcctcatctgtctgtctttctgtatcTGTCATCCTTTCTTCTCCCCGCTCCTCTGATGGAAGCAGCTATGTGTGGAATGCTTCATCCCCCCCGAAACCATGTCACCAGATGACTGATGTTCTTTAAAGCTGCTCCCTTCATGCTCCTGTCAGACATGAGAAGGCCCCCTTCATGTTAGCCGACTGTATCTCTGCATCTCGCGCTCTCTGCGACCGTTACTGCGCAGACCACATGCTCACAGATACTCATCAAGCCATCTTTTGTTTTGTCCGCCTCCCCTTCCCTTTATCTCCCCCACATCTCATCAGCCTCCATCCCCTTCTTCGCATGTGAATTGAAGGCAGTGACTCCGTACAGGCGAGGCTTCTTCTGCGGAGACTCCAGCATCACCTACCCCTTCAAGAAGAAAGAGGCCATCCCTGACAGCCTGCTTATCGGTGGTGGTATTGTCATCACTGGCCTAACGGTAAGACAGGAATAGCTGTTCTGGCACTGTTAAAGTCACTTTGATGTAATGGagcgtgtgtttgttttaaaactaaaacaaatatACTTTCACTGTTCAGGTATTTGTGCAGCCGTACTGTATGACTTATGTTAACCTGTTTCTCTTGTCTTGTTTCCTTCTCAGATTGCGCTAGGTGAGTGCTACCGGGTGCGTTTCCGAGGTGTACACTCGCGGGCGTTTATCCGAAACTGCTATGTGTCCTGCCTGTACAAGGAGCTAGGAAGCTTCCTATTTGGTTGCTGTGTGGGTCAGTCTCTCACCAACATGGCCAAGCTAAGCGTGGGACGCCTGCGACccaacttcctgtctgtctgcaacATCACCTACGCGTCCATCAACTGCACTCCGGGCAGCTACGTGCCCCAGGTGGACTGCAAGCGGTCTGATCAGAAGATGGTGGAGGAAGCGAGGTGTGTTTCAGCTCTgaaattatatgttttgtttACCAAGGGTGGCGTCACACAGCTAATGTGTAACCTGCGGCATGTTATATTGATCTTTTCTTTcaggaagtcttttttttcCGGCCATGCTTCCTTCGCAATGTACACCATGCTCTACTTGGCAGTAagtcacattttcttttgaatacacacacacacacgaacacatcTGGAATGTGACCTTCATATTCACCTGAGTTTGTGTTGTATAATTACAGTAttcagtgctgtgtttacagcgCTGGGGGAATATAACAACTCTCAATTTCATTTCAGTTATTTGAGAAAACACCATTCACCAGAGGCCAAGAACACTGTGTGCAACTATTAGCTAGATAAGCTAATTAAACATGCGCAAACCAACACCAGCACATGTGCCGTTAAATATATTCACACTTCCTGATCGTGAGGGAGGAGATCTTTGAGAGCAGCAATTCTCTAAAGGCATCCTGCTCCAAGCTGAAAGAGctggtgagacagagagacagggaggaggggagggagaggggggtgggggggcgggGGTGAGTAAGAGAATGAGGGAGAATGTTTTTCCACGGGGAACATGAATAGATGAAGAGGCTATGCAGACAGAGGAGGCCTTGTTGTGGGTCTCATTtagaggagggggtggagggcTGAATATGCCTGCTGAGAGATCGACAGGCTTCTTTCAGCAGGAGACACCCTCTCAACCCCCCCATCTCTTCATCTTTCTCTCACACTGCACTGCCCAGCAGTCATGGGTGCactgagggagagaaatgaCAGTTAGAGGGAGACAAAAGCACATTATTAACCATAAAATGTCCACATTCCTCCTGTATTACCCCTCATTAACCCTTAAATTACACTTCTAGTTAACTTATAAATATAGTGTATAGCTGTGatgaacaaaatgaaatgaGGACGTTGCTGTGCAAAATTCAAAGAGCACTTGCACACT
Protein-coding sequences here:
- the ppap2d gene encoding phosphatidic acid phosphatase type 2D; translated protein: MQKFISTGTHGNTLPRDAELQLRLSDSGGVGDGKENGGGRHFLSQPEEEKSFCTKRKMLVGLDVICLCVASIPFFACELKAVTPYRRGFFCGDSSITYPFKKKEAIPDSLLIGGGIVITGLTIALGECYRVRFRGVHSRAFIRNCYVSCLYKELGSFLFGCCVGQSLTNMAKLSVGRLRPNFLSVCNITYASINCTPGSYVPQVDCKRSDQKMVEEARKSFFSGHASFAMYTMLYLAFYLQARLSWRGARLLRPLIQFLLVMIAIYTGLSRISDYRHHPTDVLTGFIQGGLTAYWVAFYISSMFKPCARPDLSPTSMSLESPLSSQQTVC